The nucleotide window TCTGCAGTTTGGTAGAACTTAAAAGATAGGAGAgtttatattacaaattttagtCGGAATGTCCATCCGTCTATCCATTCGGCCATTCGCTTAAGCGATCATTTCAATTGAAatagctcggagaggtccttcccaatgatgacggagcttttgggtgcacagattgtgggatctccctttttatggattgggcagagctcactgagattccaatcgtcaggcatgctttcttccgaccatattttgcaaagaagctgatgcatgcaccttatcagttcttcgccgccggatttgaatagctcggccggtaatatATCGgctccgccgctttgttgttcttcaggcgggtgattgctattcgaatttcttcatggtcgggtaatggaacatctgttccatagtcatcgattggggaatcgggttcgccatctccaggtgttatactttcactgccattcagggtcggagaagtgttccctccataatcccaggatgccctggacatcagttaccagattaccaccttggtctctacatgaggatgcacggaaaccttcgttaagtcgcctcattttttcataaaattttcgaacattacctctgtctgccagcttctcaagctcttcgtactcaatcaacgttgcgaggtaggcagtctgttttctctccgctgcgagacgacaatcctcatcgtaccagcttgttttttgtcgtcgccgaaatccaattgtttcgtcatggaggctgaattttccgactgttgtgccaaagacaccttcttcaaatccaacaccaaatttgcgctcctttatatggccgctgtagtataGTCACAAGgatccaccttcttccgtccttgtcacgtccatcgcacttcttggatggcggtgatatctgcctttagtcgtatgaggacatcaaccagctgggcagaggcacccttccaattaagagtccggacattccaggtacatgcccttaaatcataatccttaaaacgtttgcaggggtcgtcatcaaaagggggtttCTCATACGaggctttcttcgatttttcattggtacttcgtttttatgtggtgtttcccaaaccctacgcacaaccgcagaagcaggttcgccttctcactttagcttgccttcaaacggatgtttgttagcaagggaaaacatcagaaaccttaaatttcattataaagaagttaCAGAAGGTAGCGATGATATCGGaaaagaactttgcataaatactgcatttattgtATGGCagtccctttctaaaaatcgccgaaatcggaccataggtccccatatatcgaacataaggaccgcggtgcttctaacctaatattaaggtttccaacattcaatggactttatgccatatatatgacgaatatgtgggtcaaattgtgtattataaaatattaaataaataaattgcgagagtataaaatgttcggtcacaaccgaacttaggccttccttacttttttatttaatatttgttgaattctccttttgttaatttaataaaactaattttttataacaatgttttaagaaatttttataagttcaaaaaaattgtagataaacatacatacataaaccgAAGTCAGAGAACGAAAAGGTTTCAtgctatttcattaaaattctcACATTCTCGTTTAAGTGGATTGTATTCGAAATTTCTTTTCGAAATGCATTGAAACATTGCACTATGCTAATCGTCGCCAGATGGCGCTATTGCTTGAAAATGCttgcatttataatttattctaCCACATGAGAACGtgaatatatccatatataaattatagttaTAAAGGTTTTCTGATACGAGCGCTATCTAACGGTCATATATACACTTGTATAGAAATCAGAGAACGTATAGAATTCGAAACAGAGATcgtatattatacgttctctgcgaAGTTTAACTTTTTGACAGTCTATTTTGTAGTCGGCAATTTATTTTCCCTAAATTTGACATATTCTGATTACACTAATATTTCGTTagtgtaaattttgtttttttgtcgtTGTTACCACATAAAAAATTGCCTTGAGCatgctttatattttaatgtaaaattcggctgtaaataaaaaacttaattattaaatttgtaatcGGATGTAATAAATACAAGAAATAGCACCAGAATAGTAGccgaaagaaataaattactttataaaaacaacaaaaggtgCCGTTTATTCACTTACACTTCACTGGCAGAAACATTTTGTACCTTTCCGCTAAACGGAAAATTGCATTATTAAAACGTCAACGACAACGGGTTCGAAGGCATTAGCGTGTACTGTTTTTCCAGAAAAGAAGTCAAAAAGTAGTTTTGCGTAATTTTTTATAAGCGCAGTCCATAAAATGTCAAGCTTTCGTAAGCGACATGTACAAAAACCAGTACCAGGCACACGGACTAGTCCACAAACAGGACAGATAATAACATCAAGTGGGAATCCATCGTTTGATGTTATTTTTggtaatacaaataataaataaaataattaatataatattaaaaaacaagttaCGCATTTTAGGAGGTGGCTTACCTGTTGGATCAATATGTCTAATTGGTAACGTTGATCATTTAATAAGTTTACAgaaataaaaactgtttttcttctttttatgaTGTAGAGGAAGATAAGTACGTAACATTTTCAAAGGTTTTAGCGAAATACTTTATCGCCGAAGGAGTAGTTTCAGGACAATCGGTTTTATTAGGAAGTTTGGATGATGATCCACAGGAATTAATGCGCAAATTGCCAAAACCACTCAATGACGACGAAGTGGAGATTGAAAAATGTACCGAGCAAGAAAACGGGGATGCTCCTCAAAATGGTTTACGGATCGCTTGGCGCTACAATGATCTACCTCCAGTAAATTCCGAACAAGTACCAAGTAAAATTGGTCACCATTTCAATTTGATGGAACAAATGGATAAAAATTTACTAGACTTTGTCGATACACTTTTATGGAATGGAAATTCGTATGTTAACTCAGATGAAGGTGACGATGATTATGATTGTGGATTAGGCGATGAGGATAATGTATTTTTTGGGGTTGATTCAAATGCACCGTCCAAGGATGACACTGATCAAAATACGACGAGCAGCAGTAGTGGAAGCAACATAAGCTGCAAAGAAGTCGATTTAGAGCAGGAACGAATTAATGCTGCAGCTGCACTACTCTCTGGTAATACCAATGAAAATCCACGGATTCAAAATGCGACTAAATTACAAGTCGATGCTCTGCAGATACCctcaattttaaaacaaaaacaaaataatattgcccaaaaaatctttaataatatgaaatatcaGCGTTTTCTAAAATTAGTTCAGTCATTTGCAAAGGAGGAGAAATTTTCACCGAGTGCATTGGTGTATCGTAGCCTTTGTCGTATTTGTATAACATCACTTGGATCGCCACATTGGTATGATGAAgacttttctaaaaatattttaaaatttctaacaGTGTTAAGAGGCATAGTACGGAATTCAGTGTCTGTATGTTTTATCACTATGCCAATGCATTTGATAGCTAAATACGTAAGTATAAATTAGTGGATAATTACTTCAGTAACTAAtagtaaaatttacataaaggATGAGTTGCTTGTTCACAAAATACGGAATTTGGTAGACTATGCCATCGAATTAGAATCATTTAACGGTTCCGAACACGAAACCAATATCGCTTTTAAAGAATACAGTGGTCTAATACATTTACACAAAATAACAGCTGTGAATACACTTACTGCCTATATGCCAGAAACTTCCGATTTAGCATTTAAGTTACGTCGAAAGAAGTTCGTCATTGAAAAGCTTCATTTGCCTCCAGGTAATTTATATTCATGTTTTTATGCAATCGTAAAAACAAACTTgtctattttttagaaattcaagAAGATACCAAAGGAAGTATTCAAAAATTTAGTTGCAGTGGTGGCTCTTCAACCAGTACAACTTCAATGGATTTTTAAATATCCTATTCTTTGCTATGCAAATGCAATTTCAACgttcaacaaaataaataatggggagatttttaaaatatgcaggttcatataatttttatgactgcaaataatataaaataaatccaaaaagTTTGCAAGTGTTTATCTAACAAACAAATGTgttttatattgtaaattatttatacaaaaatttaaccaacaaaaatcatataaaatctattttaataacatattaCCTACTAAAATGTGAGTACCAATTCCGAttaattgatttgatatttaattcattatttacattggatttaattataaattgaaatacaCTAGGTAAGATAAGTATAATAAGACTTACAGTGTCTTTAAAACTACATAGCAAATTTCGCAAAGAACCTACTGTTTCAAATCATAAGAAACTGATATTAATTTTCGCTTTGAACGAAAAGTTTATAGTAGAAAGTATGAGTACATAAATACTCTGAACATCGAAAGTTTTTCGATTAGTGAAACAATAAATTGAAACGGACTGGTATTACATATAACACCTACacatatcataaaaatatttttttttggcgaCTACATACTCATATTACAGAATATACATACTGTTCAAACAATTGTAAGTCATTTTCTTTGTACATTCAACAGGTAACATCAATGTGTTTTAGCGCTTTCCATTATCGCTTTTTCATTCCTATACGGTTTGCCGAACAGCTATCGCATAAATTAAACGAAAGAGCAAGAGAGTGGAACAATTacattggaaatattttaaattcaattgttaGCTTGTTTACATATAATAGCAACTACAACATTGATATAGAGCAGCAATACATTTCCATTTTAAccatacaacaaatatttgaggGAGCTCTTTGCCATCATTCAGATCAAACTATACAATCAGTCCTATTTAGTAGTCGTTGAGCATTAGATCAAATTATTTAGTCGTGTTTCGATTTAATATGAATTCATATAATGATTTGAAGGTAACGgacgaataaattaaaatactaatGGATATATTTTTTCTGGATCCAATATTGTCACCATTACCATCAGTTCATTACCATATGAAAAGCAGTTATTCTACAATATACATACTAAATGTTGGCATTAAATTATTTCGTACACACTGAACataattatattacaaaaattaacaaagtaaAAGTCGGACAATGGCGCGCCCATTCAATCATAAATTATTGCGCAATTGTTGTAACCTCATATTTTTGGTGAGTAAAATTAAAAGATTGTGTAAGTGATTAGTCAAAGTAGTTattaaaaaagaacaaaaaatattgtatttgcgttgactaaacaatatacatatgtacggatatttatttcaatttccgcAGAACATCTGAAAATGTTTTATGCTGTCCGTTATGCTCTATCGCTTACACATGTTGAATAGAGTATAATAGTGTTGTCGTATATATGAATCACTTCAAACATTGGTAAATTCGCGCTGCACTGTcgacatttaattgaaaactaatATCTCAAAAATTATCAGACCAAGTTAAACCTAATTTGAAACATAACATTGACGTATAGCTACTCCACGCCTACTTCGCATttaataccattatatattatggCAAATAGTACTTCTAGTGGTAACTTTCACcttaaaattgtcgaaatccaATTTTTTCAGACCCTCAGACACCGAAAATTAAGGataaaaatagataattttattaaaaaatctgtCTAATTGTCAGCAGCTCCCGAGCTTAACACTTCCTACTTATTTTCTGTTGCTTCTGCATTTAAATAATCAAAGTTgttaaaatgataaaatttatgcattacaataatttaaaaactctaATTTACGTTGTTTTTGTCTAGTTCTGCGGAGTGATGCTTGTCGTTTTTGGTTTCTACCTCATTAATGATTCGAAACGAATCCTTCTCTCACGTCTTCTGGTGACAACGAGCGAGCAACTTAACAGCCTACCACAACCTTTGTTCTACTACATTTCTATTGCTATTCCTGTAGCAGGATGTGTGGCTGTCTTTATCGCCTTGCTTGGATATTGGGCGTCCTACCAGCAAACCTACTGCTGCCTTAGTTTATACTTTTCATCAGTGATCGTATTGCTTCTAGCTGAGTCGTTAGTCTGTTTAGCCATTACATTGTGGCCACATTGTTTGGGCATCAGTTTGGACGAATCGAAAATGGTTAAAGCTCTACAGGGAAATTATGGTGTGCCCGGAAAGGAACAATTCACTAATGCAATGGATTTGGCCCAGACTCGTTTCGGCTGCTGTGGTATGAATAGTAATATTAACTATAACACATCCAGCTGGAAGCTGCAGGGTTACGGTCAGCGAGAATGGGTAGTACCTCTCACTTGCTGCATTTTACACAATGTCACTGATAAGATGTCTTATTTGGATCCGAAGCCTGTGAATATAACTCAGTGTCAAATGTTACAGAAGATGGACTATGTTCAAAATCGTCACGAAGTACCTTGTCTTAAGTACTTGGAGAATTGGTATTATGAGCAGTATACATTGTTCTTAGGCGCCAGTATTATCATTGCCATTGTAGAATTTTGTGTATTACTCTCCGTAATTGTAAAttgtacaaaacaaaaacaccaaatacTTTAGAT belongs to Zeugodacus cucurbitae isolate PBARC_wt_2022May chromosome 6, idZeuCucr1.2, whole genome shotgun sequence and includes:
- the LOC105213475 gene encoding elongator complex protein 4 produces the protein MSSFRKRHVQKPVPGTRTSPQTGQIITSSGNPSFDVIFGGGLPVGSICLIEEDKYVTFSKVLAKYFIAEGVVSGQSVLLGSLDDDPQELMRKLPKPLNDDEVEIEKCTEQENGDAPQNGLRIAWRYNDLPPVNSEQVPSKIGHHFNLMEQMDKNLLDFVDTLLWNGNSYVNSDEGDDDYDCGLGDEDNVFFGVDSNAPSKDDTDQNTTSSSSGSNISCKEVDLEQERINAAAALLSGNTNENPRIQNATKLQVDALQIPSILKQKQNNIAQKIFNNMKYQRFLKLVQSFAKEEKFSPSALVYRSLCRICITSLGSPHWYDEDFSKNILKFLTVLRGIVRNSVSVCFITMPMHLIAKYDELLVHKIRNLVDYAIELESFNGSEHETNIAFKEYSGLIHLHKITAVNTLTAYMPETSDLAFKLRRKKFVIEKLHLPPEIQEDTKGSIQKFSCSGGSSTSTTSMDF
- the LOC105213474 gene encoding tetraspanin-11 isoform X2, whose product is MNSYNDLKFCGVMLVVFGFYLINDSKRILLSRLLVTTSEQLNSLPQPLFYYISIAIPVAGCVAVFIALLGYWASYQQTYCCLSLYFSSVIVLLLAESLVCLAITLWPHCLGISLDESKMVKALQGNYGVPGKEQFTNAMDLAQTRFGCCGMNSNINYNTSSWKLQGYGQREWVVPLTCCILHNVTDKMSYLDPKPVNITQCQMLQKMDYVQNRHEVPCLKYLENWYYEQYTLFLGASIIIAIVEFCVLLSVIVNCTKQKHQIL
- the LOC105213474 gene encoding tetraspanin-11 isoform X1 — protein: MARPFNHKLLRNCCNLIFLFCGVMLVVFGFYLINDSKRILLSRLLVTTSEQLNSLPQPLFYYISIAIPVAGCVAVFIALLGYWASYQQTYCCLSLYFSSVIVLLLAESLVCLAITLWPHCLGISLDESKMVKALQGNYGVPGKEQFTNAMDLAQTRFGCCGMNSNINYNTSSWKLQGYGQREWVVPLTCCILHNVTDKMSYLDPKPVNITQCQMLQKMDYVQNRHEVPCLKYLENWYYEQYTLFLGASIIIAIVEFCVLLSVIVNCTKQKHQIL